Sequence from the Deltaproteobacteria bacterium genome:
GAAGCTCGGCGCCTTCGACTACGTCCTCAAGCCCTTCGACCTCGAGGCGGTCGAGCTGATCATCCGCAAGGCGCTCGAGATGCGCCAGTACCGCACCGAGAATCGCTACCTGCGGGAGCGGGTGCAGCAGGCGCCGGCGTTCGAGAGCCTGGTCGGGAGCTCGGCTGCGATGGAGGCCGTCTACGACCTCATCCGCCGCATCGGTCCCACCCGCAGCGCCGTGCTGCTGACCGGCGAGACGGGGACCGGCAAGGAGCTGGTGGCGCGCGCGATCCACGGCCTGAGCCCGCGGCGCGACCGCCTCTTCGTGCCGCTCAACTGCGCCGCCATCCCGGCCGACCTCCTGGAGAGCGAGCTCTTCGGCCACACCAGGGGCGCCTTCACCGGCGCGCAGAGCGACCGCACCGGCAAGTTCGAGCTCGCCGACGGCGGCACGCTGTTCCTCGACGAGATCGGGGACATGGCCTATCCACTGCAGGCGAAGCTGCTGCGCGTCCTGCAGGAGGGCGTGATCGAGCGCATCGGCAGCAACAAGCGGATCACGCTCGACGTCCGGGTGCTGTCGTCGACGAATCGTGATCTGGGCGCCGGCATCCGCGCGGGGACGTTCCGCGAGGACCTCTACTACCGGCTGAACGTCTTCCAGATCCATCTGCCCCCGCTGCGCGAGCGGCAACAGGACATCTCTCACCTGGCCGCCTTCTTCCTCGCCCGCTTCTGCCAGGAGCTGGGGAAGCCGGCGCCGGCCCTCGCGCCGGGCACCTGCCAGCTGCTCGAGCAGTATTCCTGGCCCGGGAACGTGCGCGAGCTCCAGAACCTGATGGAGCGCGCCGCCGTCCTCGCCACCGGTCCGGAGGTCGAGCCGGGCTTCTTCCGCCTGCTCCTGCCGCAGGCTGCCGCCACGGCCGCCGAGCCGGCCGGGGAGACGCTCGCGCTCGAGCCGGCCGTCGAGGAGCTCGAGCGCAAGCTCATCCTGCGCGCCCTGAGCGCCGCGGACGACAACAAGGCGGGGGCGGCCCGGCTGCTCGGCGTCAGCGAGCGCACGCTCTGGTACAAGCTGAAGCGCTACGGGCTCTGAGCCCGGCCGCTGCAGCTTTCTTCAGGGGTTGCGGGGAACCGGCTGCACCGAATTGCAGGGCGTCGCCGCGCGCGAGGGCGGTGCGCCGCGTCCGTCGAGGAGGCGCCGGCTGGCAAGGGCCTTGCTGTGTCTCCTGGCAATGAGGAGGCGATGCCGAGACGACGACCCACTAGGAGAAGAGATGCGCTGCTCGACCCCTTTGGTGTCTCGCTCATTGCAGGAACCTCGATCTGGCTCGTCCTCGGCAATGGGACACCGTGCCTACGCGGCTATGAGACTAAGCTGGCTGCATGTCAAGCTACCTTTGGGACCAGGTGCGCGGTGAGACGCCGCTGACCGCCGTCACAGTCGACTCGTAAACCCGATCGCACCCTTCGTCACCTCCAACTCCGCGGTTCCCTCCACGAGCGGCTCCCGCTGAGCTCGCATCTCCTTCCGTGGGATCCTCCTGTAGTCGTGTGCAGCAATGCGCGGGTATTTGCCAATTTACAGATTCCCTCGCTTTCTAGTAAAGCCCGGCCGTGTGTTGTTGCTTCGATCCGACCGACAGAACAGGAGGGACCGTTTCATGATGCATGCAGGACGTATCTTGTGGATCGCTTCC
This genomic interval carries:
- a CDS encoding sigma-54-dependent Fis family transcriptional regulator; this encodes MTKVLVVDDERKMRRLLQILLERMGIDSVAAESGEEALRCFQAEKIDLILTDLKMPGMTGLELLAKLRELDADVPVILLTAFGTVQTAVDAMKLGAFDYVLKPFDLEAVELIIRKALEMRQYRTENRYLRERVQQAPAFESLVGSSAAMEAVYDLIRRIGPTRSAVLLTGETGTGKELVARAIHGLSPRRDRLFVPLNCAAIPADLLESELFGHTRGAFTGAQSDRTGKFELADGGTLFLDEIGDMAYPLQAKLLRVLQEGVIERIGSNKRITLDVRVLSSTNRDLGAGIRAGTFREDLYYRLNVFQIHLPPLRERQQDISHLAAFFLARFCQELGKPAPALAPGTCQLLEQYSWPGNVRELQNLMERAAVLATGPEVEPGFFRLLLPQAAATAAEPAGETLALEPAVEELERKLILRALSAADDNKAGAARLLGVSERTLWYKLKRYGL